One stretch of Francisella sp. LA112445 DNA includes these proteins:
- the rimM gene encoding ribosome maturation factor RimM (Essential for efficient processing of 16S rRNA): MSQGFVEIAKIGSTYKLDGELNLYPLANSIETLLSYGDWYIQLPANNVWQPLKGESVLRRADKLYIKLANIDDAEIAKKYVNALIGVPKEALPKLGNGEAYFKDLIGCSVVNTNNDSFGEIVDLIETGANEVLVCKKESSEYLIPYVKQYIISEDLDSKKIVVDWEYDY, encoded by the coding sequence ATGTCACAGGGTTTTGTAGAAATAGCTAAAATAGGTTCTACCTATAAGCTTGATGGTGAGCTTAATTTGTATCCTTTGGCAAATTCAATTGAAACTCTTTTAAGTTATGGTGATTGGTATATCCAATTGCCTGCTAATAATGTTTGGCAACCACTTAAAGGTGAAAGTGTCTTAAGACGAGCTGATAAGCTTTATATCAAACTAGCTAATATTGATGATGCTGAAATAGCAAAAAAATATGTAAATGCTTTGATTGGTGTTCCTAAAGAGGCTCTACCTAAGTTAGGTAATGGAGAAGCGTACTTTAAGGATCTTATCGGTTGTAGCGTTGTAAATACTAATAATGATTCTTTTGGTGAGATTGTAGATCTTATAGAGACTGGTGCTAATGAAGTGTTAGTTTGTAAAAAAGAATCTTCCGAGTATCTAATTCCTTATGTTAAGCAGTATATTATTAGTGAAGATCTTGATTCAAAGAAAATAGTTGTTGATTGGGAATACGATTATTAA
- the rpsP gene encoding 30S ribosomal protein S16 has protein sequence MVVIRMARGGAKKRPFYRIVVADKRSPRDGRFIERLGFFNPLAKGGEERLKLDVAKAEAWLAKGAQPSDRVASLIKEAKKAA, from the coding sequence ATGGTAGTAATTCGTATGGCTCGTGGTGGAGCTAAAAAGCGTCCTTTCTATAGAATCGTAGTTGCTGATAAAAGAAGCCCAAGAGATGGTAGATTTATCGAAAGATTAGGTTTCTTTAACCCATTAGCTAAAGGTGGCGAAGAGAGATTAAAGCTTGATGTTGCTAAAGCAGAAGCTTGGCTTGCTAAAGGTGCTCAACCTTCAGACAGAGTGGCTAGCTTAATCAAAGAAGCTAAAAAAGCTGCTTAA
- the metK gene encoding methionine adenosyltransferase, whose translation MSKNYLFTSESVSEGHPDKLADQISDAILDEILKQDKNARVACETLVKTGMALVAGEISTSAWVDIEELVRNVITETGYDNANKGIDGRTCSVINAIGKQSGDIAQGVDRGSLEDLGAGDQGLMFGFATNETPTLMPSAIYYSHLLMRKQAELRKSGKLAWLRPDAKAQVTLAYENNKPKFIDTIVLSTQHDESISQKELHDAVIEEIVKEVIPANLITKNTKYHINPTGVFLIGGPQGDCGLTGRKIIVDTYGGAAHHGGGAFSGKDPSKVDRSGAYMGRYIAKNIVAAGLADKCEVQVAYAIGVAKPVSLMVNTFGTGKVEDNTIEKLVNEVFDLRVGKIIENLDLLNPIYRKTSNYGHFGRELPEFSWEKIDKADTLKSLANI comes from the coding sequence ATGTCAAAGAACTATTTATTCACTTCTGAGTCGGTATCAGAAGGACATCCTGACAAGCTTGCTGACCAAATTTCAGACGCAATATTAGATGAAATACTAAAACAAGATAAAAATGCGCGCGTAGCATGTGAAACCTTAGTAAAAACAGGGATGGCACTAGTTGCTGGTGAGATATCTACTTCTGCATGGGTAGATATCGAAGAACTAGTTAGAAATGTTATTACAGAAACAGGTTATGATAATGCTAATAAAGGAATCGATGGTAGAACATGTTCTGTCATTAATGCTATTGGTAAACAATCTGGCGATATCGCTCAAGGTGTAGATCGCGGATCTTTAGAAGACCTTGGAGCTGGTGATCAAGGGTTAATGTTTGGTTTTGCAACAAATGAAACACCAACTCTTATGCCTTCAGCTATCTACTATTCTCACTTATTAATGAGAAAACAAGCAGAACTTAGAAAATCAGGCAAATTAGCATGGTTAAGACCAGATGCAAAAGCTCAAGTAACTCTTGCTTATGAAAATAATAAACCTAAATTTATTGATACAATTGTTTTATCAACTCAGCATGATGAGTCAATTTCTCAAAAAGAATTACATGATGCTGTAATCGAAGAGATTGTCAAAGAAGTTATTCCTGCTAATCTAATCACAAAAAATACTAAATACCACATAAATCCAACGGGTGTATTCCTAATTGGTGGTCCTCAAGGTGATTGTGGTCTAACTGGTAGAAAGATTATTGTTGACACTTATGGTGGTGCAGCTCATCATGGAGGTGGTGCATTCTCAGGTAAAGATCCATCTAAAGTAGATCGCTCTGGTGCATATATGGGTAGATATATAGCTAAAAATATAGTTGCTGCTGGTCTAGCAGATAAATGTGAAGTTCAAGTTGCATACGCTATTGGTGTTGCAAAACCTGTATCTCTAATGGTAAATACTTTTGGTACTGGTAAAGTTGAAGATAATACTATTGAAAAACTTGTTAATGAAGTTTTTGATCTTAGAGTTGGTAAGATTATTGAAAACCTAGATTTACTAAACCCAATATACAGAAAAACTTCAAACTATGGTCACTTTGGACGCGAACTTCCTGAGTTTAGTTGGGAAAAAATTGATAAAGCAGATACTCTTAAATCTTTAGCTAATATTTAA
- a CDS encoding fatty acid desaturase produces MNNKNKVYKIDQTIEKEGSIVWKSVFGLLVIPLFAVIVIPWYGMTYGFVASDYVCLAIFYALTGISITMGYHRLWSHKTYKANKFVSYFLLVFGTAALQNSVIQWSSDHRKHHKDVDDPIKDPYAATRGFWFSHFGWLLRHSSPDVQEIRGVNDLLKDRALVFQHKHYTILAILACFGLPALAGLIFGFLSGHTFTAAWHSAVSFLLLGGFLRVILVHHATFCINSLAHTIGKRPYSRKNTARDSWITAIVTGGEGYHNYHHAFAGDYRNGIRWFDLDPSKWLIAGLAKMGWCYDLKTTPKHLIEIAKAKVKLDEALTKKNKTFHLGIEEKYTKLVANVKNMYNAKQEYLKAKKENVLSKADIKAIKSKYKDLKIEFVEAKKNYKASTLA; encoded by the coding sequence ATGAATAATAAAAATAAGGTCTACAAAATAGACCAAACAATAGAAAAAGAAGGTAGTATAGTCTGGAAAAGTGTTTTTGGATTATTAGTAATACCTCTATTTGCGGTAATAGTAATACCATGGTATGGTATGACATACGGCTTTGTAGCTTCAGACTATGTTTGTTTAGCTATATTTTATGCTTTAACGGGTATTAGTATTACAATGGGGTATCACAGACTTTGGTCGCATAAAACATATAAGGCGAATAAGTTTGTTAGTTATTTCCTTTTAGTTTTCGGAACTGCAGCATTACAAAACAGTGTAATACAGTGGTCTTCAGACCATAGGAAGCATCATAAAGATGTAGATGATCCTATCAAAGACCCGTATGCAGCTACAAGAGGATTTTGGTTCTCGCATTTTGGATGGTTGCTTAGACACAGTAGTCCTGATGTACAAGAAATTCGTGGTGTAAATGATCTTTTGAAGGATCGAGCACTAGTATTTCAACATAAACATTATACTATTCTAGCAATATTAGCATGTTTTGGTTTACCTGCATTAGCTGGACTTATATTTGGATTCTTGAGTGGACATACTTTCACAGCTGCTTGGCATAGTGCTGTAAGCTTCCTACTTTTAGGCGGATTCTTAAGAGTGATACTTGTGCACCATGCGACTTTCTGTATCAACTCATTGGCTCATACTATTGGTAAGAGACCTTACTCTAGAAAAAATACTGCTAGAGATAGTTGGATTACTGCGATTGTAACAGGCGGTGAAGGGTATCATAACTATCATCATGCTTTTGCAGGTGACTATAGAAATGGTATTAGATGGTTTGATTTAGACCCTTCTAAATGGCTTATAGCGGGTCTTGCTAAGATGGGTTGGTGTTATGATCTAAAAACAACGCCTAAGCACTTGATAGAAATTGCAAAAGCTAAAGTTAAATTAGATGAAGCTCTAACTAAAAAGAATAAAACTTTCCATCTTGGTATAGAAGAAAAATATACTAAGCTAGTTGCTAACGTTAAAAACATGTATAACGCTAAGCAAGAGTATCTTAAAGCTAAGAAAGAGAATGTTTTATCTAAAGCTGATATTAAAGCTATTAAATCAAAATATAAAGATTTAAAAATCGAGTTTGTTGAAGCTAAGAAAAATTATAAAGCAAGCACTCTAGCTTAA
- the tsaD gene encoding tRNA (adenosine(37)-N6)-threonylcarbamoyltransferase complex transferase subunit TsaD, producing MFVLGIESSCDETGLAIYDSCSKKIVADALYSQIDLHKEYGGVVPELASREHIAKLNVLAKQLFRESGLSFDDIDCIAYTATPGLVGALMVGATFAKTLGFIHNIDTIAIHHLEGHLLSPLLDTDSDIEYPFVALLVSGGHTQLFEVRGFGQYSLLGESIDDAAGEAFDKTAKLLGMAYPGGVEVANLADKATDKKKYLLPRPMKNKPNLDFSFSGLKTAVLNTWYSEEDKSQENKANLCYAFQDAAIDVLVSKCNKALKQTKNKRLVISGGVSANKLLRQRLEKLSKNNSYQVFFPPMKYCTDNGAMIALAGAYRYDNGFKDSSLEIDVKARSAI from the coding sequence ATGTTTGTTTTAGGTATAGAAAGCTCATGTGATGAAACTGGGCTTGCTATTTATGATTCTTGTTCTAAAAAAATAGTTGCGGATGCTTTATATAGTCAAATAGATCTACATAAAGAATATGGTGGAGTTGTCCCAGAGTTAGCATCTCGTGAGCATATTGCAAAGTTGAATGTTCTTGCTAAGCAATTGTTTCGAGAATCAGGACTTAGTTTTGATGATATAGACTGTATAGCTTATACTGCTACGCCAGGATTAGTAGGTGCGCTTATGGTTGGTGCAACATTTGCTAAGACGTTAGGCTTTATTCATAATATTGATACTATAGCTATCCATCACTTGGAAGGGCATTTATTGTCGCCTCTTTTAGATACTGATAGTGATATTGAGTATCCTTTCGTTGCGTTGCTAGTCTCAGGAGGTCACACTCAATTATTTGAAGTTAGAGGTTTTGGTCAATATAGTTTACTTGGTGAGTCTATAGATGATGCTGCAGGTGAAGCATTTGATAAGACAGCAAAACTTTTAGGGATGGCTTATCCAGGTGGAGTTGAAGTTGCTAATTTAGCAGATAAAGCGACAGATAAGAAAAAATATCTGCTGCCAAGACCTATGAAAAATAAGCCAAATCTTGATTTTAGTTTTAGTGGCTTAAAGACAGCAGTTCTAAATACCTGGTATTCAGAAGAAGATAAATCTCAAGAAAATAAGGCAAATCTTTGTTATGCTTTTCAAGATGCAGCTATAGATGTTTTAGTGTCAAAATGCAATAAAGCTTTAAAACAAACAAAAAATAAAAGATTAGTTATATCTGGTGGTGTAAGTGCAAATAAATTATTACGTCAAAGATTAGAAAAATTATCAAAAAATAATAGTTATCAAGTATTTTTCCCACCTATGAAATACTGTACTGATAATGGTGCTATGATAGCTCTTGCGGGTGCTTATAGGTATGATAATGGTTTTAAGGATTCCAGTTTAGAAATTGATGTTAAAGCTAGATCAGCAATTTAG
- a CDS encoding LapA family protein, translating to MFGMLAKLFWQIFFGIVIILIVVLSILNTDRVSFDYIFGTTTLPLIVLMSIAFVLGLILGSFITKFIQITKTSGGAKK from the coding sequence ATGTTTGGTATGTTAGCAAAACTCTTCTGGCAGATATTTTTTGGAATAGTTATAATTCTTATAGTAGTGCTATCTATATTGAATACTGATAGAGTAAGTTTTGATTATATTTTTGGTACTACAACACTGCCACTTATTGTTCTAATGTCTATTGCATTTGTTCTTGGGCTTATATTAGGCTCATTTATAACAAAGTTTATTCAAATAACTAAGACAAGTGGTGGCGCTAAGAAATAA
- the rpoC gene encoding DNA-directed RNA polymerase subunit beta': MNNGILHQNYNSKKFDIIKISLASPEVVRSWSHGEVKKPETINYRTFKPERDGLFCAKIFGPVKDYECLCGKYKRLKHRGVVCERCGVEVEQTKVRRERMGHIDLVCPVVHIWYLKSLPSRIGLFLDMPLKNVEKVLYFESYIVTDPGMTPLEKKQLLTDEEYAEALENYGYEFEASMGAEAIRDLLSDTDIESEIEILQEEYAQSKSTAKKEKAIKRLRLLETFQASGNKPEWMVMTVLPVLPPDLRPLVPIEGGRFATSDLNDLYRRVINRNNRLKKLLDLNAPDIIVRNEKRMLQESVDALLDNGRRGRAVTGSNKRPLKSLADMIKGKQGRFRQNLLGKRVDYSGRSVITVGPSLRLHECGLPKKMALELFKPFVYSKLRLGGHATTIKQAKRMVELEEAAVWDILEIVINEHPVLLNRAPTLHRLGIQAFEPKLIEGKAIQLHPLVCAAFNADFDGDQMAVHVPLTVESQLESRVLMMSTNNILSPASGQPIITPTQDIVLGLYYITREKEGARGEGKLFASYEDVSRAYSSGTIDIHAKIKLRVDRQVFDTKGNTYNEKGVVNTTVGRALLLNILPEGLSFSLLNKVLVKKEISKIINQAFRVLGGKATVVLADKLMYAGFKYSTLSGISVGVDDMTIPDDKEAKVEEAEQEIKHITEQYQSSLITENERYNNIINIWGKTSDEVGASMMDAISKDTITVNGETKETESFNSVYMMAKSGARGSYNQMRQLAGMRGLMAKPDGTMIETAITANFREGLSVLQYFTSTHGARKGLADTALKTANAGYLTRRLVDVAQDLVVIEEDCGTDDGLMFSAIVEDGEVKVPLVERALGRTLAADVVTEKGIVLLEEGTLLDENLVELLDDNGIDMIKVRSPITCKTRRGLCAKCYGRDLARERQVNVGESVGVIAAQSIGEPGTQLTMRTFHTGGAASLGVTVSDIKVKTAGKIKFKNIRTVTNKEGQEIVISRAGEIIVSDTMGRVREQHKIPMGANVPLASGKTVEIGDIIATWDPHAQPLITDVAGKVVLEDVIDGITSKHTYDDLTGQQTIEITSISQRTTSKNLKPVVKIVDEKGNELKSISLAVGAVLSVSDDTQLEIGDVVAKIPLEGSKNKDITGGLPRVAELFEARRPKEAAILSPCDGMVRLGNRDTKEKQRIEILDKSGHIIEEILLPKSRHLVVFDGENVVKGDVLADGPTDPHDLLQYKGLEAFADYILIEAQSVYRMQGVVINDKHIETIVRQMLRKAVVIDEGDSKFVKNENIELVRILEENDRLREQGKKEVEFELVLMGITRSSLSTESFLSAASFQETTRVLTEASIHSQVDQLRGLKENVLIGRLIPTGTGLAVRKESKKIEKIREELGVEDGIAFTDAAAAFNIEETSVENIKPQETEKDINEDIEESLRNALESLDF, encoded by the coding sequence GTGAATAACGGTATCCTACATCAAAATTACAATAGTAAAAAGTTTGATATTATTAAAATATCTTTAGCATCTCCAGAGGTTGTTCGTTCATGGTCTCATGGTGAAGTTAAAAAGCCAGAAACTATTAACTATAGAACATTTAAGCCAGAAAGAGATGGTTTATTTTGTGCTAAGATTTTTGGTCCTGTGAAAGACTACGAATGTTTATGTGGTAAATATAAGCGTCTAAAACATCGTGGTGTAGTTTGTGAGCGTTGCGGCGTTGAAGTTGAGCAAACTAAAGTAAGAAGAGAAAGAATGGGACATATTGATCTAGTTTGTCCTGTTGTACATATTTGGTACTTAAAGTCTCTTCCTTCAAGAATTGGTCTTTTCTTGGATATGCCTCTTAAGAATGTAGAGAAAGTTCTATATTTTGAGTCGTATATTGTTACTGATCCAGGAATGACACCTTTAGAGAAAAAGCAACTTCTTACAGATGAAGAGTATGCTGAAGCTCTAGAGAACTATGGTTATGAGTTTGAAGCATCTATGGGTGCTGAAGCTATTAGAGATCTATTATCAGATACAGATATTGAATCTGAAATAGAAATTTTACAAGAAGAATATGCACAAAGTAAATCTACAGCTAAGAAAGAAAAAGCTATCAAGAGATTAAGACTTCTTGAAACTTTCCAGGCATCAGGTAATAAGCCTGAGTGGATGGTAATGACAGTATTACCAGTTCTTCCACCAGATTTAAGACCTCTTGTACCTATCGAAGGTGGTAGGTTTGCAACTTCTGATTTAAACGATTTATATCGTAGAGTAATTAATAGAAACAATAGACTTAAAAAGCTATTAGATCTTAATGCTCCAGATATCATTGTTAGAAATGAAAAGAGAATGCTTCAAGAATCAGTTGATGCGTTATTAGATAATGGTAGACGTGGTAGAGCTGTAACTGGCTCTAACAAGCGTCCACTTAAATCATTAGCTGATATGATTAAAGGTAAGCAAGGTCGTTTCCGTCAAAACCTACTCGGTAAGCGTGTGGACTATTCTGGACGTTCAGTAATTACTGTAGGTCCATCTTTAAGATTACACGAGTGTGGTCTTCCTAAGAAAATGGCTCTAGAGTTATTTAAACCATTTGTATACTCTAAGCTAAGACTAGGTGGTCATGCTACTACTATTAAACAAGCTAAGAGAATGGTTGAGCTTGAAGAAGCGGCAGTATGGGATATTCTAGAGATCGTTATTAATGAGCATCCAGTTCTTCTAAACCGTGCTCCTACACTACATAGGTTAGGTATCCAAGCTTTTGAACCTAAGCTAATTGAAGGTAAAGCAATACAGCTACATCCTCTAGTGTGCGCGGCATTTAATGCTGACTTTGATGGTGACCAAATGGCTGTTCACGTACCTTTAACTGTTGAATCACAGTTAGAGTCGCGTGTGTTAATGATGTCTACAAACAACATCTTATCACCTGCATCTGGACAACCAATTATTACTCCTACTCAGGATATCGTGTTAGGTTTATACTATATCACTAGAGAAAAAGAGGGTGCTAGAGGTGAAGGTAAATTATTTGCTAGTTATGAAGATGTAAGCAGAGCTTATAGTTCAGGAACTATTGATATACACGCTAAAATTAAACTAAGAGTAGATAGACAAGTTTTTGATACTAAGGGTAATACTTATAATGAGAAAGGAGTTGTAAATACTACAGTTGGTAGAGCACTTCTTCTTAATATACTACCTGAAGGTTTATCTTTCTCTTTATTAAATAAAGTTTTAGTGAAGAAAGAAATTTCTAAAATTATCAACCAAGCATTCAGAGTGCTAGGTGGTAAAGCTACTGTAGTTTTAGCTGATAAATTAATGTATGCAGGTTTTAAATACTCAACTCTATCAGGTATCTCTGTAGGTGTTGATGATATGACTATTCCTGATGATAAAGAAGCTAAAGTAGAAGAAGCTGAACAAGAAATTAAGCATATTACAGAACAGTATCAATCTTCATTAATTACAGAAAATGAAAGATATAACAACATCATCAATATTTGGGGTAAAACTTCTGATGAGGTTGGAGCTTCGATGATGGATGCTATATCTAAAGATACAATCACTGTAAATGGTGAAACAAAAGAGACAGAATCATTTAACTCAGTTTATATGATGGCTAAATCTGGTGCTAGGGGTTCTTATAACCAGATGAGACAGCTTGCTGGTATGCGTGGTCTAATGGCAAAACCAGATGGTACGATGATAGAAACTGCAATTACAGCAAACTTTAGAGAAGGTCTATCAGTATTACAGTACTTTACATCTACTCACGGTGCTCGTAAGGGTCTTGCAGATACAGCTCTTAAAACAGCTAACGCAGGTTACCTGACACGTAGATTAGTTGATGTTGCTCAAGACTTAGTTGTTATTGAAGAAGATTGTGGTACTGATGATGGTTTAATGTTCTCAGCTATCGTTGAAGATGGTGAAGTTAAGGTTCCACTAGTAGAGAGAGCCTTAGGTAGAACATTAGCTGCTGATGTTGTAACTGAAAAAGGTATTGTACTATTAGAAGAAGGTACTTTATTGGATGAGAATCTAGTTGAGCTACTTGATGATAATGGTATTGATATGATCAAAGTTAGATCACCAATCACATGTAAAACACGTAGAGGTTTATGTGCTAAGTGTTATGGTAGAGATCTAGCGCGTGAAAGACAGGTTAACGTTGGTGAGTCTGTTGGTGTAATCGCTGCTCAATCAATTGGTGAGCCAGGTACGCAGTTGACAATGAGAACGTTCCATACAGGTGGTGCGGCATCTCTAGGTGTTACAGTTTCTGATATCAAAGTTAAAACAGCTGGTAAGATCAAGTTTAAGAACATTAGAACAGTAACTAACAAAGAAGGCCAAGAGATTGTAATCTCGCGTGCTGGTGAAATTATTGTTTCTGATACTATGGGTCGTGTAAGGGAGCAACATAAAATCCCTATGGGTGCAAATGTTCCTTTAGCTAGCGGTAAAACTGTAGAGATCGGTGATATAATTGCTACTTGGGATCCTCATGCTCAGCCATTAATTACAGATGTTGCTGGTAAGGTAGTTCTTGAAGATGTAATAGATGGTATAACATCTAAGCATACTTATGATGATCTAACTGGCCAACAAACTATTGAGATCACTTCTATATCTCAAAGAACAACATCTAAGAACTTAAAACCAGTTGTTAAGATTGTTGATGAAAAAGGTAATGAACTTAAGTCAATATCTTTAGCAGTAGGTGCTGTACTAAGTGTTTCTGATGATACTCAGTTAGAAATTGGTGATGTTGTTGCTAAGATTCCTCTAGAAGGGTCTAAGAACAAGGATATTACAGGTGGTCTTCCGCGTGTTGCTGAATTATTTGAGGCTAGACGCCCTAAAGAGGCTGCTATACTTTCTCCATGTGATGGTATGGTAAGACTTGGTAACAGAGACACTAAAGAAAAACAAAGAATTGAGATTTTAGATAAGAGTGGTCATATTATTGAAGAAATTTTATTACCTAAATCTCGTCACTTGGTTGTTTTTGATGGTGAAAATGTTGTTAAAGGTGATGTCTTAGCAGATGGACCTACAGATCCACATGATCTACTTCAGTATAAAGGATTAGAAGCTTTTGCTGACTATATATTGATTGAGGCTCAGTCTGTATATCGTATGCAAGGTGTTGTAATTAACGATAAGCATATTGAAACGATCGTAAGACAAATGCTAAGAAAAGCTGTTGTAATTGATGAGGGTGATAGTAAGTTTGTTAAAAATGAAAATATCGAACTTGTTAGAATCTTAGAAGAAAATGACAGATTACGTGAGCAAGGTAAGAAAGAAGTAGAGTTTGAACTTGTACTTATGGGTATTACAAGATCTTCTTTATCTACGGAGTCATTCTTATCAGCTGCGTCGTTCCAAGAGACAACAAGAGTACTTACTGAAGCATCGATACATTCTCAAGTGGATCAATTAAGAGGTCTTAAAGAGAACGTTCTTATTGGTAGACTAATACCAACAGGTACTGGTTTGGCTGTAAGAAAAGAATCTAAGAAGATTGAGAAAATAAGAGAAGAACTAGGTGTTGAAGATGGTATAGCATTTACTGATGCTGCAGCAGCTTTCAATATTGAAGAAACTTCTGTTGAAAATATCAAGCCTCAAGAAACTGAGAAAGACATCAATGAAGATATTGAAGAGTCATTAAGAAATGCTCTTGAATCATTAGATTTCTAA